The stretch of DNA CCCGGACAAGCCGATCGCGAAGTTCACGAAGCGCGAGCTGAACGACCTGCTCTACAAGGAGCCGACCCGGATCAAGGTCGAGAACGTGAACGTGACCTACGAGGGCGTGCTGGCCCGGCTGCAGAAGACGACGCTGTCCAAGGACGTCGACAGCCTTCAGCCGCACGTGCGCGCCTTCGTCGAGCGGGCGGTGACCTTCCGCGTCTGCCCCGAGTGCGACGGCACGCGCCTCAGCGAGGCGGCCCGGTCGTCGAAGATCGCCGGGATCAACATCGCCGACGCGTGCGCGATGCAGATCAGCGACCTGGCGGTATGGGTGCGCGGGCTCGACGAGCCGTCGGTCGCGCCGCTGCTCGAGGCGCTCGGCGAGACGCTCGACTCCTTCGCCGAGATCGGCCTCGGCTACCTCTCGCTCGACCGGCCGTCCGGGACGCTCTCCGGAGGCGAGGCGCAGCGCACCAAGATGGTGCGGCAGCTCGGCTCCTCGCTGACCGACGTCACCTACGTCTTCGACGAGCCCACCATCGGCCTGCACCCGCACGACATCCAGCGGATGAACGAGCTCCTGCTGCAGCTGCGCGACAAGGGCAACACCGTCCTCGTCGTGGAGCACAAGCCGGAGGTGATCGCGATCGCCGACCACGTCGTCGACCTCGGCCCGGGCGCCGGCAGCGCCGGCGGCGAGGTCGTGTTCGAGGGGACGGTCGAGGAGCTGCGCGGCGCGGGAACGCTGACCGGGCGACACCTGGACGACCGGGCGTCGCTGAAGACGTCGGTGCGCGAGCCGTCCGGCGCGCTCGAGGTGCGCGGAGCATCCACGCACAACCTGCTGGACGTGGACGTCGACATCCCGCTCGGCGCACTGGTCGTCGTGACCGGCGTCGCCGGATCGGGCAAGAGCTCGCTGATCGACGGCTCGGTCGCCGGCCGCGAGGGCGTCGTCTCGATCGACCAGGGCGCGATCCACGGCTCGCGGCGCAGCTACCCGGCGACCTACACCGGGCTGCTCGACCCGATCCGCAAGGCGTTCGCCAAGGCGAACGGCGTGAAGCCGGCGCTGTTCAGCGCCAACTCCGCGGGCGCCTGCCCGAACTGCAACGGCGCGGGCGTCGTCTACACCGACCTGGCGATCATGGCCAGCGTCGCCAGCACCTGCGAGGAGTGCGAGGGGAAGCGGTTCCAGGCGGCCGTGCTCGAGTACCACCTCGGCGGCCGCGACATCAGCGAGGTGCTGGCGATGTCGGTCGACGAGGCGCGCGAGTTCTTCGCCGACGGCGAGGCCCGCACACCGGCCGCCCACGCGATCCTCGAGCGGCTCTCCGACGTCGGGCTCGGCTACCTCGTCATCGGCCAGCCGCTCACGACCCTCTCCGGCGGCGAACGGCAGCGGCTGAAGCTGGCCGTGCACATGGCCGAGAAGGGCGGCGTCTACGTCCTCGACGAGCCGACGAACGGCCTGCACCTGGCGGATGTCGAACAGCTGCTCGCCCTGCTCGACCGGTTGGTGGACTCTGGCAAGTCGGTCATCGTCATCGAGCACCACCAGGCCGTGATGGCCCATGCCGACTGGATCATCGACCTCGGCCCGGGCGCGGGGCACGACGGCGGCAGAGTGGTCTTCGAGGGCACGCCGGCGGACCTGGTCGGGGGCCGGTCGACGCTGACCGGGGAGCACCTGGCCGCATACGTGGGCGTGTCCTAGCCTTCGGCCGTCGCCAGATCGTTGAGGCTGGGCGCGCGCCGGATCGCCGGGCTGAGGACGCCCCAGGTGAGCAGGACGACGTTGAACAGGCAGAAGAACGCGATCGTCTCGCGCGCCGAGATCTTCTCGAGCAGGAACCCGGCGACCAGCGGTCCCAGCGGCGTGATGGAGAGCGCGATCGAGCTGCGCACCGCCTCGACCCGGCCCAGCAGCCGGTCGGGCGTGACCGCGATGCGGTAGCCGACGACGACCGAGTCGGTCATCGGCATGGCGATGCCCTGCGGCAGGATGCCGGCCGCCAGCACGAACACGCTCGGCCGGACGAGGAACGCGGCGCTGCCCATCCAGGCCACGAGCTCGATCCACAGGATCGTCCGCATCGAGAGGCGCCGCCGGGCGATCGGGGAGAGCAGCGACCCGGCCAGCAGGCAGATGCCGAACGCCGCCAGCAGCGCGCCGATCCGGCCGCCGCTCAGGCCCTGCTCGCGGCCGGCGACGACGATCACGAGCAGGATCCCCGGCAGGGCGAAGTTCCCCAGGCCGTAGAGGAAGGCGCACGTGCGCAGGAACGGGTGCCCCCATAGGAAGCGCATGCCCTCCGCGATCTGCGCGCGGATGGTCGCGTCGCTGGGCTCGCGCACCTGCTGGAACGGAGTGGGGATCAGGGCGAGCGACGCCAGCGAGGCCGCATACGAGCAGGCGTCGACGGCGAATGGGAGCGACCGCGCGATCCCGAACAGGAACCCGCCGAGCGGCGGGCCGGCCAGGTTGACCGTCGCGATCCGGGCCGTGACGGTCGCGACCGCGTCCGGGAGCTGGGCCGCCGGCACGACCGAGCGCAGCGCCCCGGTCGCCGCGACGGTGAAGGCGACGGTGGCTGAGCCCTCGATCAGCGCGACCACGGCCAGGAGGGCGAAGGACGCGTCCCCCATCGCAATCGACGCAGCCAGGACGCCGATTGTCGTGGCACGCACCAGGTCGGCCCCCACCATCATGCGGCGGCGGTCGAACCGGTCGGCCGCCAGCCCTGCCGGGAGCTGGAGCACGGCGAACGGCACGAGGCGGGCGAACGCGACCAGGCCGGCGCGGGCGGGCGAGTGGGTCAGCGCGAGCGCCAGCAGCGGGTAGGCGATGGCCGTAGCCTCCGACCCCATCGCCGAGAACAGCTGCCCGGACTGGAGCAGGACGAAGTCGCGATTGCGCCGCAGAGGCGTCGGAGCCACGAGACGAAGACGCTAGCAGCGGCCGCGGCGGGATTCGGGCCGCGGGCGTCGAACCCGGCAGGATGCTTCCCGGCCCGCAGCGGATCGTCGTCGACCTGCCCCTACGCACCATCGTGCGCGTCGTCGCGGTCGTGCTCGTCACGATCGCCGCCGTCGACATCCTCGCGCACGTCGCCCGGATCCTGATCTGGATGGCCACGTCGCTCTTCCTGGCGGTGGCGCTGCAGCCGGCCGTCCGGCTGGCCGAGCGGCGCATGTCGCACACGCTGGCCGTGTTCGCGGTGTTCGCCGCGCTGCTGCTGCTCGTCGTGGCGTTCCTGGCGCTCCTGATCATCCCGATCGCGAGCCAGGTCGACGAGCTGCGCAGCGCCGCCCCGACCTACATCAACGACCTGCGCCACAACGAGACGATCAACAGCCTGAACACGCGCTATCACCTCGTGCAGAAGGCCGAGGAGGCCGCGAACGCCTATCCGGGCAAGGCGTTCGGGGCGCTGAGCAAGATCGTGAGCGGCGTCGTCGCCACGATCACCGTGCTCTTCCTGACGCTGTTCCTCTTGCTCGAGATGCCGGCGCTGGCCGAGGGGCTCCTGCGCTTCTTCCCGCCCGAGCGGGCCGAGCAGGTCCGCCGCATCGGCGGCGACATCAACCGCAACGTGGCCGGCTACGTGCTCGGCAACCTGATCATCTCCGTCATCGCGGGAACGGTGATCGGGATCTCGCTGTGGATCCTCGGCGTGCCCTTCGCGCTCGCGCTCGCGGTGTTCATGGGCGTGTTCGACCTGGTGCCACTCGTCGGCGCGACCGTCGGCGCACTGGCGGCGATCGGGGTCGCCTTCGCGACGCAGGGCGTGACCGCCGGCATCGTGATGATCGTCGTGAACATCGTCTACCAGCAGATCGAGAACCATGTCCTGCAGCCGATCGTGTACCGGCGCACGGTGCAGCTCTCGGCGTTCCTCATCCTGATCGCGGTGCTGATCGGCGGGGAGCTGCTCGGCGTGCTGGGCGCGCTGATCGCGATCCCGGTCGCCGGGTCGCTGCAGCTGCTCTTCCGCGAGCTGACCTCGGGCTCGATCCACGCGCCGCGGCAGCCGGCGCCCGAACCGCCTCCCGGCTAGCGCGCGGCCCCCTCGCGGAGCAGGTCCCAGGCCCGGTCGACGTGCTCTGCCGTCGTCGCCGCGTTCCCGATCGCGACCCGCAGCGCGTAACGGCCCTTGAGATCGGTGTGGGAGACGAGCGCGCGGCCGCTCGCATTCACGCGCTCGAGGATCGCCTCGTTCACGGCCCGCAGCTCGGCCTCGTCATCGACGCCGCCGGGCCGGTAGCGGAAGCAGACCGTCGAGAACGGCACCGGCGCGAGCAGCTCCCAGCCGGGCTCGGCCCGCACCGCCGCCTCGAGCCGGCGGGCCAGCTCGACGTGGCCGGCGACGATCGCGGCGAGGCCGTCCGCCCCGTAGGCGCGCAGCACCATCCACAGCTTCAGCGAGCGGAAGCGGCGGCCGAGCGCGACGCCGTAGTCCATCAGGTTGACGACGTCGTCCTCGTTCGAGCGCAGGTACTCGGGAACGAGCGAGAAGGCCGCCCGCATATCGTCCGGGCGGGCCGTGTAGAGCAGGCTGCAGTCGACGGGCGTGAGCAGCCACTTGTGCGGGTTCACGACCAGGGAGTCGGCCCGCTCGCAGCCGGCCACGACAGCGCGCATCTCCGGCACGACCGCGGCGGCGCCGCCGTAGGCCGCGTCGACGTGCAGCCACATGCCGTGCCCGGCGCAGACGTCCGCGACCGCGGAGACCGGGTCGATGCTCGTCGACGACGTGGTGCCGACGGTGGCGACGGCCGCGATCGGGCGGCGGCCGGCGGCGACGTCGGCCGCGACCGCGTCGCGCAGCGCGTCGGGCCGCATCCGGAACTCGGCGTCGGTCGGGATCTTGATCAGGCCCTCCTGTCCGAACCCGAGCACGATGCAGGCCTTCTCGACCGACGAGTGGGCCTCCTGGGAGGTGTAGACGCGCAGCGGCGGCAGGTCGTCGCGGCCGGCCATCCCGCGGCCGCGGATGTCCAGGCCGGCCGCCTCGCGGGCGGCGGCGAGCGCCCACAGGGTCGACGAGCTGGCGGTGTCGGTGATCTGCCCGAACCAGCCGGTCGGGAAGCCCAGCAGCTCGGCCGTCCAGCGCAGCGTCACCTGCTCGAGCTCGGTCGCGGCGGGCGACGTCCGCCAGAGCATCGCGTTCACGTTCAGGGCGGCGGCGATCGTCTCGCCGAGGATGCCCGGCGGCGAGCCGGTGATGCCGAAGTAGGCCATGAAGCCGGGGTGGTTCCAGTGCGTCAGGCCGGGCACGATGACGCGGTCGACGTCGGCCAGGATCGCCTCGAGCGGCTCGCCGTGCGCCGGCGGGTGCTCGGGGAGCGCCGCCGCGATCTCGCCCGGCTTCACCTGCGCCAGGACGGGCAGGCGATCGACGTCGTCGAGATAGCGGGCGATCCATTCGGCCGCCTGCTCGAGCGCCGCCCGCAGCTCGCCGGTGGTCGGCAGGCTGACCGGCTCGGCGGCCATCTAGAGCGTCGCCTCGACGACCGCCAGGGTCTCGTCGAGGAGCGCGGCGATCTCGTCGATCTCGGCCTCGGTCACGGTCAGCGGCGGCGCCAGCAGGAGCGCGTCCATGTGCTCGGTGCCGACGGGCGTCGGGCACGAGTAGATCATCAGCCCCCGCCGCTTCGCCTCGGCCGAGACCTTGCCCGACACGCCGTCCGCGGCGGCGAAGCGACCTCCGCCGGGCGCGCGCAGTTCGATCCCGCGCAGCAGCCCGAGGCCGCGCAGCTCGGCGACGATCGGGTGGCGAGCGGCGATCTCGGCCAGGCGGGCGTGCAGCTGCTCGCCGCGCACGGTCGCCGCCTCGAGCAGGCCCTCCGACTCGATCACGTCGATCACCTCGCACCCGACCGCGCAGGCGAGCGGGTTGCCGGAGAACGTGTGGCCGTAGGAGAAGCCGCTCGGGTTCGTCTCGACGACCTCGCGCAGCCGCCGCGACGCGACCATGCCCGAGAGCGGGACGGCGCCGCCGCCGATGCCCTTGCCGAACGTGATCACGTCGGGCACGGCGCCGAAGTGCTCGACGCCGAACCAGCGGCCGGTGCGCCCGAAGCCCGTGATCACCTCGTCGGCGACCAGGAGGACGTCGTGGCGGTCGCACACCTCGCGCACAGCGGCCAGGTAGCCGTCGGGCAGCGGCACGGCCGCGCCGGACGACCCCGTCACCGGCTCGACGACGAACGCGGCGACGTGCTCGGCGCCGCGCGACATGATCGCCGCCTCGAGCGCCGCGGCCCCCTCCTCGGCCGTGTCGGCGTTGGGGACGACCGCGTACTTGCGCAGGAGGAGCTCGAACGGCGCCCGCCAGCGCGACCCGGACAGCGAGAGCGCCCCCATCGTCGAGCCGTGGTACGACGTGACCCGGCTCAGGAACTCGATCTTGCCCGCGTGGCCCTGGAGCTCCCAGTAGAGCACGGCCAGGTGCAGCGCCGACTCGTTGGCCTCGGAGCCGGAGGAGTTGAAGAAGCACCACTCGAGGTCGCCGGGCGCGATCCGGGCGATCCGCTCGGCCAGGTCCATCATCGGCTCGTTCGAGAACGAGAACCGGTACGTGAAGGCGATCCGCTCGGCCTGGCGCTGGAGCGCCTCCACGATGCGGGGATGGCCGTGGCCGAGCAGCATCACCATGGCGCCGCCGCAGGCGTCGAGGTAGCGCTTGCCGTCGGAGTCCTCGATCACGCACCCGCCCGCGCGAACGGCCACCGGCAGCCGCCGCCCGGGGCTGGCGGTCATCGAGAAGTCGGTGCGGGCGGGGGCGCTCACGGGTCGCCGCCATGCTACCGTGGCGGCGCTCCCAAACGCGCGCGACCCGGACTCCGCCGGGCTCGCGGCAGGCGCACGGAAGGAGGCAGCGATGCTGCACTGGTACACCGACGTGATCAAGCAGTACGCCGTGTTCGACGGGCGGGCGAGCCGGCCCGAGTACTGGTGGTTCTTCCTGATCAACACCGTCATCTCGGTGATCCTGGACGTCGTGATCCCCGGCACCACCGGCCAGGTGCTCGGCGCGATCTATGCCCTCGCGGTGCTGTTGCCCTCGATCGGCGTCGGCATCCGCCGCCTCCACGACACGAACCGGACCGGCTGGTGGCTGCTCGTCAGCCTCGTCCCGGTCGTCGGCTGGATCTGGATCATCGTGCTCCTCGCGCTGGCAGGCGACGTCGGCTCGAACCGCTACGGCCCGCCTCCAGGTACGGCGAGGGAACCGGACACGATCGTCGCGTAGCCGCGGCTGATCAGACGGACTGGCCGGGGGCGCGCAGCGCGGTCTGGAGCTCGACCAGGGCCGGCCCGGAGCGGTCGGCGAGCGCGTCGGCGAGCGCCGCGCCGAGGCCGCCGATGCCGTCGGCGCGCAGGTAGCGCACGTCGCAGGCGCGGGCGAGGCCCTCGAAGTCCGGCGCGTTCAGCTCGACCGCCACCGTGCGCCCGAACATCGTCTCCTGGTAGTTGCGCAGGATGCCGTAGGCCGAGTCGTTCACGACGAGCGCGATCAGCGGCAGGCCCTCGGCCCGCGCCGTCAGGAGCTCGTGCCCCGCCATCAGGAAGCCGCCGTCGCCGCACACCGCCACCGTCGGCCGGCCGGGGTTGGCAGCGACCGTGCCGAGCGCGAGCGGGATCCCGCAGCCGAGCGCGCCCGACGACGGGTAGACGAACGCGCCGGGCCGCTTCGCGTCGAGGTAGAGCGCCGCCCAGTACGCGGCAATTGTCATGTCGGCGACGACAATTGCGTCATCAGGGAGCGCCTCGTGGAGCACGCGCATGAGCTCGACCTCGGCGTCGGCGCCCTGCGCCGCCACCTCGGACGACCGGGCCTGCAGCGCGGCCCGGGCAGCCGCCTCGCCGTCGCGGCTGCCGGCCGACGGCGGGTCGGCGAGGAGCGTCCGGCAGAAGAGCCCGACGTCGGCGACGAGCCCTTCCGTCACCGGGAAGGTGCGGCCGAAGCGGCCCTCGTCGAGGTCGACCTGGACGATCGTCGCCGGCATGGGCAGCCCCCAGTCGGCCGTGCCCTCCTGGGAGAAGCGCGTGCCGAGGGCGAGGACGAGGTCGGAGCGCTCGACCAGGCTTCGCATCGACGGCTCCTCGATCGACGAGCCCGCGTGGAGGGCGTGGCCGGTCGGGAGCGCGCCCTTGCCGTTGTACGTCGTGAGGACGGGCGCGTCGAGCAGCTCCGCCAGCCGCTGCACGTCGGCGGCCGCGCGCCGCGTCCCGCCGCCGGCCCAGATCAGCGGCGCGTCGGCGGCCTCGAGCAGCGCCCGGACGCGGGCGACTGCCTCGGGATCGGGCGCGGGCAGCGCGACCCGGGTGACCCGCGGCGAGGCGGGCTCGACGGCCGCCGCCAT from Gaiellales bacterium encodes:
- a CDS encoding DUF805 domain-containing protein, with translation MLHWYTDVIKQYAVFDGRASRPEYWWFFLINTVISVILDVVIPGTTGQVLGAIYALAVLLPSIGVGIRRLHDTNRTGWWLLVSLVPVVGWIWIIVLLALAGDVGSNRYGPPPGTAREPDTIVA
- a CDS encoding AI-2E family transporter; protein product: MLPGPQRIVVDLPLRTIVRVVAVVLVTIAAVDILAHVARILIWMATSLFLAVALQPAVRLAERRMSHTLAVFAVFAALLLLVVAFLALLIIPIASQVDELRSAAPTYINDLRHNETINSLNTRYHLVQKAEEAANAYPGKAFGALSKIVSGVVATITVLFLTLFLLLEMPALAEGLLRFFPPERAEQVRRIGGDINRNVAGYVLGNLIISVIAGTVIGISLWILGVPFALALAVFMGVFDLVPLVGATVGALAAIGVAFATQGVTAGIVMIVVNIVYQQIENHVLQPIVYRRTVQLSAFLILIAVLIGGELLGVLGALIAIPVAGSLQLLFRELTSGSIHAPRQPAPEPPPG
- a CDS encoding aspartate aminotransferase family protein, which gives rise to MSAPARTDFSMTASPGRRLPVAVRAGGCVIEDSDGKRYLDACGGAMVMLLGHGHPRIVEALQRQAERIAFTYRFSFSNEPMMDLAERIARIAPGDLEWCFFNSSGSEANESALHLAVLYWELQGHAGKIEFLSRVTSYHGSTMGALSLSGSRWRAPFELLLRKYAVVPNADTAEEGAAALEAAIMSRGAEHVAAFVVEPVTGSSGAAVPLPDGYLAAVREVCDRHDVLLVADEVITGFGRTGRWFGVEHFGAVPDVITFGKGIGGGAVPLSGMVASRRLREVVETNPSGFSYGHTFSGNPLACAVGCEVIDVIESEGLLEAATVRGEQLHARLAEIAARHPIVAELRGLGLLRGIELRAPGGGRFAAADGVSGKVSAEAKRRGLMIYSCPTPVGTEHMDALLLAPPLTVTEAEIDEIAALLDETLAVVEATL
- a CDS encoding pyridoxal-dependent decarboxylase, translating into MAAEPVSLPTTGELRAALEQAAEWIARYLDDVDRLPVLAQVKPGEIAAALPEHPPAHGEPLEAILADVDRVIVPGLTHWNHPGFMAYFGITGSPPGILGETIAAALNVNAMLWRTSPAATELEQVTLRWTAELLGFPTGWFGQITDTASSSTLWALAAAREAAGLDIRGRGMAGRDDLPPLRVYTSQEAHSSVEKACIVLGFGQEGLIKIPTDAEFRMRPDALRDAVAADVAAGRRPIAAVATVGTTSSTSIDPVSAVADVCAGHGMWLHVDAAYGGAAAVVPEMRAVVAGCERADSLVVNPHKWLLTPVDCSLLYTARPDDMRAAFSLVPEYLRSNEDDVVNLMDYGVALGRRFRSLKLWMVLRAYGADGLAAIVAGHVELARRLEAAVRAEPGWELLAPVPFSTVCFRYRPGGVDDEAELRAVNEAILERVNASGRALVSHTDLKGRYALRVAIGNAATTAEHVDRAWDLLREGAAR
- a CDS encoding MFS transporter, yielding MAPTPLRRNRDFVLLQSGQLFSAMGSEATAIAYPLLALALTHSPARAGLVAFARLVPFAVLQLPAGLAADRFDRRRMMVGADLVRATTIGVLAASIAMGDASFALLAVVALIEGSATVAFTVAATGALRSVVPAAQLPDAVATVTARIATVNLAGPPLGGFLFGIARSLPFAVDACSYAASLASLALIPTPFQQVREPSDATIRAQIAEGMRFLWGHPFLRTCAFLYGLGNFALPGILLVIVVAGREQGLSGGRIGALLAAFGICLLAGSLLSPIARRRLSMRTILWIELVAWMGSAAFLVRPSVFVLAAGILPQGIAMPMTDSVVVGYRIAVTPDRLLGRVEAVRSSIALSITPLGPLVAGFLLEKISARETIAFFCLFNVVLLTWGVLSPAIRRAPSLNDLATAEG
- a CDS encoding excinuclease ABC subunit UvrA, with product EGRMPPLADSHDLIRVHGARVNNLKDVSVALPKRRLTAITGVSGSGKSSLVFGTIAAESQRLINETYSAFVQGFMPTLARPDVDVLEGLTTAIIVDQERMGTDARSTVGTATDANAMLRILFSRLGEPRIGPPNAYSFNVPTVKATGAITVERGNRKTERATFSRLGGMCPRCEGRGAVSDFDLTQIYDQRRSLNEGALLIPGYTMEGWYGRIFRGCGYFDPDKPIAKFTKRELNDLLYKEPTRIKVENVNVTYEGVLARLQKTTLSKDVDSLQPHVRAFVERAVTFRVCPECDGTRLSEAARSSKIAGINIADACAMQISDLAVWVRGLDEPSVAPLLEALGETLDSFAEIGLGYLSLDRPSGTLSGGEAQRTKMVRQLGSSLTDVTYVFDEPTIGLHPHDIQRMNELLLQLRDKGNTVLVVEHKPEVIAIADHVVDLGPGAGSAGGEVVFEGTVEELRGAGTLTGRHLDDRASLKTSVREPSGALEVRGASTHNLLDVDVDIPLGALVVVTGVAGSGKSSLIDGSVAGREGVVSIDQGAIHGSRRSYPATYTGLLDPIRKAFAKANGVKPALFSANSAGACPNCNGAGVVYTDLAIMASVASTCEECEGKRFQAAVLEYHLGGRDISEVLAMSVDEAREFFADGEARTPAAHAILERLSDVGLGYLVIGQPLTTLSGGERQRLKLAVHMAEKGGVYVLDEPTNGLHLADVEQLLALLDRLVDSGKSVIVIEHHQAVMAHADWIIDLGPGAGHDGGRVVFEGTPADLVGGRSTLTGEHLAAYVGVS
- a CDS encoding thiamine pyrophosphate-binding protein, with protein sequence MTVASEPGVRTGAGALVAALEAHGVEIVFGLPGIHALPVWDALIGSPIRRIVVRHEQAAGFGAVGYARTGDRPGVYLTSTGPGAFNSLAALSEADASSAPVLHLTSQIPTHLVGAGRGYLHESRGQSQAFAAVSRFHARPTSPEALVEAVDEAFRHMALDPGPVTIEVATDVMAAAVEPASPRVTRVALPAPDPEAVARVRALLEAADAPLIWAGGGTRRAAADVQRLAELLDAPVLTTYNGKGALPTGHALHAGSSIEEPSMRSLVERSDLVLALGTRFSQEGTADWGLPMPATIVQVDLDEGRFGRTFPVTEGLVADVGLFCRTLLADPPSAGSRDGEAAARAALQARSSEVAAQGADAEVELMRVLHEALPDDAIVVADMTIAAYWAALYLDAKRPGAFVYPSSGALGCGIPLALGTVAANPGRPTVAVCGDGGFLMAGHELLTARAEGLPLIALVVNDSAYGILRNYQETMFGRTVAVELNAPDFEGLARACDVRYLRADGIGGLGAALADALADRSGPALVELQTALRAPGQSV